In Flavobacterium sp. GSB-24, the genomic window ACAGTTGTGTTTGGAAAAAACCTCTGAACCTTTGCCACTTTGGACCTTTGTCCCATTACTTCAAAATAAACTCATTTTCTTTTAACTTCTTCAAAACAGCAGCAATAATTTTAGAACGGCATTCTGAATTTTCTGTTGTTGATGCAGTTTTCACCCAATACCGTATATTAAGCTGAATAACACCTGCAGCAGCGACATCAGTAATTACGGCTGCGTTTTCGTGGTCTTTTTCGGTAACGTCTTCACTGTTTCCGAGAACCTCTTTTACAAGTTCGATAGCACGGGTGTAATCAGAACCATATTCGAGTCCAACGGTGAACGTCTGAAGTAAGAAACCTTCGCTGTTATAATTGATAAGTGTGTTTTTTATTAAAAGTGCGTTTGGAATATAAATGATTTTCGAGTCGCTTTTTACTTCGGTATCGCGCAGGTTGAGGTTAATTACTTCGCCTTTAACGCCATTACTTTCAATAATATCTCCAATATTAAAAGGTCTTTTAAAAGCCAGCAGAATTCCCGCAAGGAAATTTTCGCCAATATCTTTAAGCGCAAAACCAATTACAAAAGCAGAGATTCCGGCACCGGCCAGCATGCTTTGAGCGATTCCGTCAAGACCTATAATTCGGAACATAATAAGAATCCCGATAATAATAAGAACAGACTTAATTAAACGAGCAATAAAAGTCGCCAGAAGACGATCGTGCATTCTGACTTTTAGTCGGTTGCCTGCAAAAATTCCGACACGGCTTGCAATAAACCATGAAACCAAAATGACCAGAACTGCTAGAATAAATTTTGGTGTAAGATCGACAATGCTATAATAATATCCTTCTAAATGTTTGACAACGTCTTGCAGAAAGTCTTCCATAATAAATAAGTAATTGGCATAAAAAAGTTAAATTCTAAAAGTAGAGATTTAGAAAGTGGAACACTTTACAGGATTCTCTTAGAATTTTATAAAATCTAATGGAGGAATCAGATAAAATCACAAATTATATCAATTTAATCTGCTATATTTTTATATTTGCTGTCTGAGTTTTTTCAGAACTATTTTATCAAAAAGCACCACTTACATGTTGACCCAATCTCATTTAAAGCAATTAGCCGATACTCTCGAAGGCAAACTTTTATACGATGATCTTCATAAAACACTTTATTCTACAGATGCATCGGTGTATCGGATTCGGCCAAATGCAGTGGCTGTGCCTAAGACGGTAGAAGATATCAGCAAATTAATTCGCTTCGCAGCACAACATAATATTTCGATTACACCAAGAACTGCTGGAACTTCACTTGCTGGACAGGCGGTAGGGGACGGACTTGTGGTGGATGTTTCGAAAAATTTCACCAAAATTATTTCGTACAATGCCGAAAAGAAAACCGTTACGGTACAGCCTGGTGTTATTCGAGATGAACTGAATTTATTCTTGAAACCTCACGGGGTATTTTTCGCCCCAATTACATCAACCTCAAACCGCGCTATGATTGGCGGAATGGTTGGAAATAATTCATCTGGAACAACTTCGATTCGGTATGGTGTTACGCGCGATAAGATTGTTGAGGTTAAAGCAATTTTGAGCGACGGTTCTGAAGTAGCTTTTGGCGAACTGACTTCGGCGGAATTTATGGAGAAAACCAAAGGAGATTCTTTAGAAAATAAAATCTACAAACGACTTTACGATGAACTTTCGGAAAAGGAAAATCAGGAAGAGATTATAAAAGAGTTTCCGAAACCAGAAATTCACAGAAGAAATACAGGTTATGCCGTTGATATCCTATTAAGATCCGATTTATTTGGAGGAACAGAACCTACAATTAATGTTGGAAAATTACTTTGCGGAAGCGAGGGGACTCTGGCCTTTACAACAGAAATCACTTTGAAAGTTGACGATTTACCACCTGTACATAATATTATGGTGGTTGGACATTACCATACGATTCAGGAATCTTTAGAATCTGTGGTGGTGGCAATGAAACATTATTTGTACACTTGTGAAATGATCGACGATACCATTTTGGATTGTACAAAAACCAATCGCGAACATATAAAAAATCGTTTCTTTTTGGTAGGTGAACCAAAAGCTATCATGTTGTTTGAAGTGGCTTCTCATTCTCTAGAAGATGCCGAAAGACAAGCTAATGATTTAATAGCCGATTTAGAAAAACATAATTTTGGTTACGCCCGCGTAAAGGTTTACGGTCCAGATATTGATAAAGCTAACGAACTGAGAAAAGCCGGTCTTGGACTTTTGGGAAGTATTGTTGGTGACAATAAAGCAGCCGATTCTATTGAAGATACGGCAGTTGAATTAAGCGATTTACCAGCGTATATTGCGGAGTTTTCGGCAATGATGCTGAGCCACGGACAGGAAGCGATTTATTACGCGCATGCGGGTGCGGGAGAACTGCATTTGCGTCCGGTTTTGAATTTGAAGAAAACGGAAGATTTAAAATTATTCAGAACCATTGCGACCGATGTGGCGCATTTGGTGAAAAAATATAGAGGTTCATTAAGTGGTGAACACGGCGACGGAATTGTGCGAGGGGAGTTTATTCCGTTTATGATTGGCGAGAAAAACTACGAATTGCTGAAAAGAATCAAATTGGCATTTGACCCGAATTCGGTTTTTAATATCGGAAAGATTGTCAACGCCTTGAAAATGGACGAAAATCATCGTGTAATTTCAGGAAGAGTAGAGCCAGATATTAAGACGTTTCAAGATTTCTCAGACAGTTTAGGAATTCTTCGTGCAGCCGAAAAATGCAACGGTTCGGGCGATTGCAGGAAAATGCCATCGGCGGGAGGAGCGATGTGTCCGAGTTATCGTGCGACCAGAAATGAAAAAGAAACCACTAGAGCCAGAGCAAATGCTTTAAGAGAATATTTGACATATTCTGAAAAAGAAAACAAATTTGACCAGAAAGAATTATACGAAGTTTTTGAGTTGTGCGTGAGCTGTAAAGCCTGTGCCAGCGAATGTCCGAGTAATGTGGATGTTGCAACTTTGAAAGCTGAATTTTTATACCAATATCAAAAAGCAAACGGATTTTCGACCCGAAGTAAAATTTTTGCCAACAATGCAAAATTGAACAAAATGGGAAGTTTGTTTCCGTCGATTACTAATTTTATTTCGAATCAGTCGCTTGTTAAAAGATCAATGGGAATTGCGCCCGAAAGACAAGTTCCGTTATTGGCGAAAAAGACTTTCAGAAAATGGTATGAAAATAACAAGCCTGCAATCAGCGATTTTCCAAACGGGCAATTGTATTTGTTTGTGGATGAATTTACCAATTATTATGATGTAAATATCGGGATCGACGCTTTTGAATTATTAACGAAGTTAGGCTATCAGGTTTTAATCGTAGATCACGAAGAAAGCGGCAGAACGTATTTATCGAAAGGATTTTTGGAAGAAGCCAAAAAAATCACCGATATCAATATCAATATTTTCAAAGATTTAATTTCAAGTAATGCGCCTTTAATCGGAATAGAACCATCAGCAATTTTAACTTTTAGAGATGAATATCTGCGATTGGCATCGGACAAAGAAAATGCAGAGAGAATTTCCCAAAACGCATTCACTATTGAAGAATTCTTCAAAAAAGAAATTATCGATGGAAAAATAACTCCAGATTCATTTTCTGAAGAAACTAAAGAAATCAAAATTCACGGACATTGCCATCAAAAATCGTTGAGTTCTGTTGAAGCGACTTTCGCCATGCTGAATCTCCCTAAAAATAATACCGTTACGATTTATAATTCAGGTTGCTGCGGAATGGCAGGTTCTTTTGGATATGAAAAAGAACATTACAAAGTAAGTATGCAAATGGGAGAGGATACTCTTTTCCCAAAAGTTAGAAATACTGCTTCAAACGTAAAAATCGCCGCTGCGGGAACGAGCTGTCGTCATCAAATTTATGATGGAACAAAACGTGAAGCGCAGCATCCTGTTTCGATTTTGAGAAGTTGCTTAAAATAAGTTTGACCGAAAAGTTCGCAAAGTTTTTATAAAAGATAATTCGTGAATTCGTGGCTATTTTTTCCGCCACGAATTCACGAATTGAAATAAACTATTTTAATGAAATTTTCTTGCCGGTTTCTGCTGCTTTATAAATCGCATTAATAATTTTCATGTCTTTCATTCCTTCTTCTCCAGTAATATGATTGGGTAGTTTTTTGTTTGCTAAAATCACTTTACAAATTTCATCCATTTGGGTTTGCTGTTGGTTTATCACAGGAAAATTAAATGCTTTTCCATCAGATCTTTTACCCACAAAAGGTCCATAGCTCACAGCAGGACTCATTTCAAATGTGCCTTCATCTGCGGAAGCAAAAAATCTATCAATGCCAAAACCATAGGAACTGCTGCAATTAGCCACAGCACCACTTGGAAATTCCATTTGCCAAGTAATATTTTCTTCCACCTGAGCAAACATATTTTTATTGTTTACAGTTCCAAATTGTGCCGTTACAGCAATTGGTTCTTCGCCTAAAACATAACGCGAAACCTGAATACAATAAACGCCTAAATTGATTAAAGTACCGCCTCCAGCTAGTTTTTTATTCAATCTCCATTGGTTACGGGCATTTAAATCTACAGGTGAATTAATATCACGAAAATCATACGTGCTGTAACCAAGAGAGGCTTCAATAAAACGAACCTGACCCAAAACTTTTTCCTGCCCAAGTCGCTTTACTTCCAGATGATTAGGTTCGTAATGCAGACGATAACCCATTGCGAGTTGTACATTGTTTTCCTTACAGGCTTTAATCATTTCTTCGCAGTCTTCAATAGTAATCGCCATCGGTTTTTCAACAATAACATGTTTTCCAGCTTTTGCTGCCCGAATGGTAAGTTCTTTGTGCAGTGAATTGGCAGTTACGACATAAACTAAACCAATATCTTTGTTTTTTACGATGGAATCGAAATTCTCATAATTGTAAATGTTCTTCTCTGGTATATTATATTTCTTTTTCCATTTTTCGGCTTTAGAAGGAGTTCCTGTCACGATTCCCGCAAGCTGGCAGTATTCAGAAACTTGAAGACCTTCCGCCAGAAGTGAAGCGTAATTTCCCAAGCCGCAAAGCGCGATATTTAATTTCTTTCCAGTGTAAGGCTTTTTATTAATTTCCGGCGCAGATAAAAAAGATGGAAGAGATGTCATCACAACAGACGCTCCAACGCCAATTCCAAATTTATTCACAAACGATCTTCTTGAAATTTTTTCCATATAATTTATCTTTTAAGTTAAATAGCAATTTATTAGTAAGCTCTTTTTTATAAATGTTACATTTGTGTTTGATGTTATTGACTTAGGATGTTTTTGTTTCCCGCAGATTCCACAGATCTAGCAGATTAATTTTAATGAATAAATTTAGATAAAACGATTCTTTTTGTTTCACGCAGATTTGGCAGATTTGGCAGATTTGGCAGATTTTAGCAGATTTACTTTTAAGTTTATAAAAAATAAAATCTGCGTAAATCATTTAATCTGTGGCAAAAAAATAATTCGAGAAAATTCGAGAAATTCGTGGCAAAAAAACACCCTCAAAAAACAAAATCGTTTTATATATTTGAAATCAGGATAATTTTTGCATTATTTGCAAAATAAAACCATAAAGTCCGAAGTAAATTAATTTTATAATAGCAAAACATATATGGCATTTTCAAGTTTATTCCGAAAGAAAACAGTACAGGATATTCTGAAGCAGGTTGCTCAGAACGAATCAGATGGTCATAATGCATTAGGAAAACATTTGACGACCAAAGATTTGACTGCATTCGGAATTGCGGCTATTGTTGGGGCAGGGATTTTTAGTACTATCGGAAAAGCCAGTGCAGACGGCGGACCAGCTGTTATTTTCTTGTTTCTATTTACAGCTTTAGCTTGTAGTTTTGCTGCTTTTGCTTACGCGGAATTTGCTTCGATGGTGCCGGTTTCAGGAAGTGCTTATACCTATTCGTATGTTGCTTTTGGAGAATTAATTGCCTGGATAATCGGCTGGGCTTTGATTATGGAATACGCAGTCGGAAATATAACCGTCGCCATATCGTGGAGTGATTATTTTACGGGACTGCTCCAGAGCGGCGGTATACATCTTCCGCAATGGATTCAGATGGATTATTTAACGGCATCAAACGGATTTAAAGATGCCGAAGCTTTAATGCGAGGCGGAAAATCATTCGAAAATTTAAGTACAGCTTTACAGCAGGCCCATACAGCTTGGACAACAGCGCCAACAATAGGATCTTTCCATTTTGTTACCGATTTACCAGCTCTATTTATCATTATTTTGATTACAGCTTTGGTTTACAGAGGAATGAAAGAATCTCGTAACGCCAGTAATTTAATGGTTGTTGTAAAACTTTGTGTAGTTCTTCTAGTAATTGCTGTGGGTGTATTTTACGTAGATACAGCAAACTGGGATCCGTTTGCTCCAAATGGAGTTGGCGGGGTTTTAAAAGGTGTTTCTGCTGTTTTCTTTGCTTATATTGGTTTTGATGCGATTTCGACAACTGCCGAAGAATGTAAAAATCCGCAGCGTGATTTACCACGAGGTATGATGTGGGCAATTATCATTTGTACGATTTTATATATCGCTATTGCCTTAGTTTTGACCGGAATGGTAAAATACCACGAACTAAATGTTGGAGATCCTCTTGCATTTGTTTTCGATAAATTAGACCTAAAATGGATGTCGGGAATTATTGCGGTAAGTGCTGTAGTAGCTATGGCAAGCGTTTTATTGGTTTTCCAAATGGGACAGCCTCGTATCTGGATGAGCATGAGCCGTGATGGTTTATTGCCAAAGAAATTTTCTACCGTTCACCCAAAATATAAAACACCATCATTTGCTACAATCGTAACTGGTTTTGTGGTAGCAGTTCCAGCTTTATTTCTAAACCTTACAATGGTTACAGATTTATGCAGTATCGGAACTTTGTTTGCTTTTGTTTTGGTTTGCGCTGGAGTTTTAGTGTTGCAAAACAAACCTGAAATTCCAAGAGGAAAATTTAAAACGCCTTATGTAAATTCAAAATATATTTTACCAGTTTTAATGATTGCTGGATTGTACTATGCTTTTACTTTCAACAATAAAGCTACAATGGCTTTTATAAATAATGAGGCGCAAACGAATGATGCGACAACAATTATTACTTCTTTAGATAAAGAAGAATCGGCAAAAGTTTTTAATTATTTGGAAAGCATTGACGTTCATAATAAAACTGCAGAAACATCAGATTTAGAGCATTTGCTAAGTCAATACCAAGACGATGACGCAAAATATGCTGAGGTTGTAAAAGGATTACCAATTAACGATTCTTTAAAATACGAATCAGGATTCAGTTTGTTCAAGCACAAAATTCCAATGTGGATTTTCTTATTTGTTTTAGTTGGATTAGCCGTTTGGGCATTCAGAAAAAATCTATCTTTAATTCCGCTTTTAGGATTAATTTGCTGCCTTTACATGATGGCCGAATTAAGCGTTTGGAACTGGATTTACTTCACTATCTGGTTACTAATCGGATTATTGATTTACTTTACTTATAGTAGAAAAAATAGTAAACTAAATACTCAAGTTGTGAGTTAGAATTAAAAGGTTATATGTGAAAAGCCGTTCTGAGAATAATTTCAGAACGGCTTTTTTCATATAAAATTCACTCAAATTTTCTCGCGCAGATTGTGCAAGTCTAGCAGATTTTTTTATAGATTTCTACAACAATAAGCATGATCAGCCAAATCTGCGAGAGAGAAATCTTAGTGAACCTCTGTGTAAACTTCTTTACTAATCTCTGGGGAATTCAAAATACCAAGCTCAACCATACAAGCTTTCATCATTTGGTAAGTGCGTTCAATATCATTATCCAATCCAATAGAAAAGCGAATCAAACCGTCTGTTAATCCCATTTCTTTCTGCTCTTCTAAGGGAATTTCACTAGAAGTCGAAGTTCCTGGTGCGCTGAATAATGTTTTATAAAAACCTAAACTAACAGCTAAATAACCTAAGTTTCTTTCCTGCATCAATTCCATCAATTCATTGGCTTTCGCTAAAGTGCCAACGTCAATCGTCAGCATTCCTCCAAAACCATATTCTGGATTAATCATCGTTTTGTACAATTCGTGACTTGGATGACTTTTTAATCCGGGATAAACCGTTTTTAAACCTTCTTTCTCAAATTGATCGGCAAGAAAATGCGCATTATGACTGTGCTGTTTGATTCGGATGTGAAGCGTGCGAAGATTTTTCATTACAGAAGCCGAACGCAAACTATCCATCGTTGGCCCTAACAGCATACTTGCACCAGAATTTACATTTTTTAGCGAATTAATAAATTCTTTTGATGCACAAGTCACACCTCCGACAGTATCACTGCTTCCGTTAATGTATTTTGTCAAACTATGAATGACAATATCGGCACCTAATTTTGCAGGAGAAACAGATAAGGGTGAAAAAGTATTATCGACAACCAATTTCAAATTGTACTTTTTGGCTATTTTAGCTAAACCAGCAATATCGGCAACTTCCAGAAGTGGATTACTAACCGTTTCGCAATATAAAACTTTCGTTTTTGATGTAATTGCTGCTTGTACAACGTCCAACTTAGTAATGTCAACAAAGCTTGTTTCAATTCCGAATCTTGGAGTAAAGTTTTTTAGAAAAGCGTATGTTCCGCCATAAATAGTTCGGCTCGAAACAATGTGATCGCCCGCACCGCACAGCTGTAATAGAGTAGGCGTAATCGCACCCATTCCTGAAGCCGATACATTTGCTGTTTCCGTTCCTTCCATTGCCGCCAAAGCCTGATCCAAATACAAATTGCTTGGCGATGAATGACGCGAGTATAAATAACAGCCTTCCATATTGCCTTCAAAAGTATCAAACATCGTTTTGGCCGAAAGAAAAGTATAAGTAGAGGAATCAGAAATCGAAGGATTTACACCTCCAAATTCACCAAAGTACTGCAAATCTTGAATTTTATCTGCTGGGTTAAAGTTTTTCATTATAGTTGGTTTTTTGTTTGTTTTGTTTCAAGTTTCAAGTTGAGAGCGAGGAAGCTCGTTTCTAAGAAATTCTATCCAAAATAATATCTATTTAGAATATTAATCAATCATAAATTGAATAATTAGATTTTAAAACTATAAAAACTTATTTTTAATGATTTTTAATCTAAATTTGATCTGGAAAATATAATTCAATAGATTTTATTTCACTTAATAAACTATCAACTATCAACCCAAAACCATCAACTAAAAATGACTCTAGACGCTACAGATAAAAAACTCCTCGTTTTACTTCAAACCGACAGTAAAAAAACAACCAAAGAATTATCTTTAAAACTTGATCTTTCTGTAACCGCAGTTTACGAACGAATCAAAAAACTAGAACGAGAAGGTATCATTAAAAACTATGCAGCATTAGTAGATAAATCCAAAATCGAAAAAGGATTTGTGGTTTTCTGTCATCTAAAACTTATTCAGCATACTAAAGAATTCCTAACCAAATTCGAAAGCGAAGTCATCAAACTAAACGAAGTTTTAGAATGCCATCATGTAAGCGGTGATTACGATTATATCTTGAAAGTTTTAGTAAAAGATATGGAAGCGTATCGTGAATTTTTGGTTACCAAATTGACTTCGCTTCAACATATTGGCAGTACGCAAAGTATGTTTATGATTAGTGAGGTGAAGAACTCGACGGTAATTTCTTTTTAAGAGGTTCAAAGGTTTTAAAAAAGAGACTAAGATTCTAAGTTACTAAGGTTCTAAGTTTTTTTAATAGCGTCCAACTTTAGCTGACGCAACTAATCTTTATTCTTTAAAC contains:
- a CDS encoding mechanosensitive ion channel domain-containing protein, producing MEDFLQDVVKHLEGYYYSIVDLTPKFILAVLVILVSWFIASRVGIFAGNRLKVRMHDRLLATFIARLIKSVLIIIGILIMFRIIGLDGIAQSMLAGAGISAFVIGFALKDIGENFLAGILLAFKRPFNIGDIIESNGVKGEVINLNLRDTEVKSDSKIIYIPNALLIKNTLINYNSEGFLLQTFTVGLEYGSDYTRAIELVKEVLGNSEDVTEKDHENAAVITDVAAAGVIQLNIRYWVKTASTTENSECRSKIIAAVLKKLKENEFILK
- a CDS encoding FAD-binding and (Fe-S)-binding domain-containing protein; this encodes MLTQSHLKQLADTLEGKLLYDDLHKTLYSTDASVYRIRPNAVAVPKTVEDISKLIRFAAQHNISITPRTAGTSLAGQAVGDGLVVDVSKNFTKIISYNAEKKTVTVQPGVIRDELNLFLKPHGVFFAPITSTSNRAMIGGMVGNNSSGTTSIRYGVTRDKIVEVKAILSDGSEVAFGELTSAEFMEKTKGDSLENKIYKRLYDELSEKENQEEIIKEFPKPEIHRRNTGYAVDILLRSDLFGGTEPTINVGKLLCGSEGTLAFTTEITLKVDDLPPVHNIMVVGHYHTIQESLESVVVAMKHYLYTCEMIDDTILDCTKTNREHIKNRFFLVGEPKAIMLFEVASHSLEDAERQANDLIADLEKHNFGYARVKVYGPDIDKANELRKAGLGLLGSIVGDNKAADSIEDTAVELSDLPAYIAEFSAMMLSHGQEAIYYAHAGAGELHLRPVLNLKKTEDLKLFRTIATDVAHLVKKYRGSLSGEHGDGIVRGEFIPFMIGEKNYELLKRIKLAFDPNSVFNIGKIVNALKMDENHRVISGRVEPDIKTFQDFSDSLGILRAAEKCNGSGDCRKMPSAGGAMCPSYRATRNEKETTRARANALREYLTYSEKENKFDQKELYEVFELCVSCKACASECPSNVDVATLKAEFLYQYQKANGFSTRSKIFANNAKLNKMGSLFPSITNFISNQSLVKRSMGIAPERQVPLLAKKTFRKWYENNKPAISDFPNGQLYLFVDEFTNYYDVNIGIDAFELLTKLGYQVLIVDHEESGRTYLSKGFLEEAKKITDININIFKDLISSNAPLIGIEPSAILTFRDEYLRLASDKENAERISQNAFTIEEFFKKEIIDGKITPDSFSEETKEIKIHGHCHQKSLSSVEATFAMLNLPKNNTVTIYNSGCCGMAGSFGYEKEHYKVSMQMGEDTLFPKVRNTASNVKIAAAGTSCRHQIYDGTKREAQHPVSILRSCLK
- a CDS encoding Gfo/Idh/MocA family oxidoreductase, coding for MEKISRRSFVNKFGIGVGASVVMTSLPSFLSAPEINKKPYTGKKLNIALCGLGNYASLLAEGLQVSEYCQLAGIVTGTPSKAEKWKKKYNIPEKNIYNYENFDSIVKNKDIGLVYVVTANSLHKELTIRAAKAGKHVIVEKPMAITIEDCEEMIKACKENNVQLAMGYRLHYEPNHLEVKRLGQEKVLGQVRFIEASLGYSTYDFRDINSPVDLNARNQWRLNKKLAGGGTLINLGVYCIQVSRYVLGEEPIAVTAQFGTVNNKNMFAQVEENITWQMEFPSGAVANCSSSYGFGIDRFFASADEGTFEMSPAVSYGPFVGKRSDGKAFNFPVINQQQTQMDEICKVILANKKLPNHITGEEGMKDMKIINAIYKAAETGKKISLK
- a CDS encoding amino acid permease, whose translation is MAFSSLFRKKTVQDILKQVAQNESDGHNALGKHLTTKDLTAFGIAAIVGAGIFSTIGKASADGGPAVIFLFLFTALACSFAAFAYAEFASMVPVSGSAYTYSYVAFGELIAWIIGWALIMEYAVGNITVAISWSDYFTGLLQSGGIHLPQWIQMDYLTASNGFKDAEALMRGGKSFENLSTALQQAHTAWTTAPTIGSFHFVTDLPALFIIILITALVYRGMKESRNASNLMVVVKLCVVLLVIAVGVFYVDTANWDPFAPNGVGGVLKGVSAVFFAYIGFDAISTTAEECKNPQRDLPRGMMWAIIICTILYIAIALVLTGMVKYHELNVGDPLAFVFDKLDLKWMSGIIAVSAVVAMASVLLVFQMGQPRIWMSMSRDGLLPKKFSTVHPKYKTPSFATIVTGFVVAVPALFLNLTMVTDLCSIGTLFAFVLVCAGVLVLQNKPEIPRGKFKTPYVNSKYILPVLMIAGLYYAFTFNNKATMAFINNEAQTNDATTIITSLDKEESAKVFNYLESIDVHNKTAETSDLEHLLSQYQDDDAKYAEVVKGLPINDSLKYESGFSLFKHKIPMWIFLFVLVGLAVWAFRKNLSLIPLLGLICCLYMMAELSVWNWIYFTIWLLIGLLIYFTYSRKNSKLNTQVVS
- a CDS encoding aminotransferase class I/II-fold pyridoxal phosphate-dependent enzyme, which gives rise to MKNFNPADKIQDLQYFGEFGGVNPSISDSSTYTFLSAKTMFDTFEGNMEGCYLYSRHSSPSNLYLDQALAAMEGTETANVSASGMGAITPTLLQLCGAGDHIVSSRTIYGGTYAFLKNFTPRFGIETSFVDITKLDVVQAAITSKTKVLYCETVSNPLLEVADIAGLAKIAKKYNLKLVVDNTFSPLSVSPAKLGADIVIHSLTKYINGSSDTVGGVTCASKEFINSLKNVNSGASMLLGPTMDSLRSASVMKNLRTLHIRIKQHSHNAHFLADQFEKEGLKTVYPGLKSHPSHELYKTMINPEYGFGGMLTIDVGTLAKANELMELMQERNLGYLAVSLGFYKTLFSAPGTSTSSEIPLEEQKEMGLTDGLIRFSIGLDNDIERTYQMMKACMVELGILNSPEISKEVYTEVH
- a CDS encoding Lrp/AsnC family transcriptional regulator — encoded protein: MTLDATDKKLLVLLQTDSKKTTKELSLKLDLSVTAVYERIKKLEREGIIKNYAALVDKSKIEKGFVVFCHLKLIQHTKEFLTKFESEVIKLNEVLECHHVSGDYDYILKVLVKDMEAYREFLVTKLTSLQHIGSTQSMFMISEVKNSTVISF